Proteins encoded within one genomic window of Candidatus Binatia bacterium:
- a CDS encoding alkaline phosphatase family protein, protein MSPRLWALVLFAGAAIAACGGGFSSGGAGSGLIPGVRGHSGSTKIRHVIVVIQENRSFDNLFATYPGANGATSGQAAPMPTPIQQSCARKGQPVITYPTTVQLTKVSLVGAGFKNNFGADNDLDHIYGGFLAEYDNGNMDGYDLALFGADGSGPQAECTYAYQYVDPNDVKPYWDIANQYVLADEMFDTQGSSSFTGHQDLIAGGTAVNYKISKYGDNSIIDNPFNMPWGCDAPPGTVTTLITTGGQYLMGAGPFPCLKYGTVRDQLDAAKISWKYYTVGSNKGGAGIWSAFDAIKKVREGSEWHTNVTTNPNVIFNDIKNGKLPSVAWITPDAYNSDHPAEYMHVGRKLVPVDNGPSWVASVVNAIGTSKKYWNSSAIVVLWDDPGGFYDHVKPPFLDNQGGLGFRIPMLIVSPYVQAHVEHTQYESASVLKFIQDNWNLGTLPATPDVRAASIGNVFDFSKPPRAFHKIQSTHSESFFLKQRPSGLPVDTE, encoded by the coding sequence GTGAGCCCGCGGTTGTGGGCGCTCGTGCTCTTCGCGGGCGCGGCCATCGCGGCGTGCGGCGGGGGCTTTTCTTCAGGCGGAGCCGGCAGCGGATTGATTCCTGGTGTGCGCGGGCATAGCGGAAGCACGAAGATCCGGCACGTGATCGTCGTGATCCAAGAAAACCGCAGCTTCGACAACCTCTTCGCGACCTATCCCGGCGCAAACGGCGCGACCAGCGGTCAGGCGGCGCCGATGCCCACGCCGATCCAGCAGTCGTGTGCGAGAAAAGGCCAACCGGTCATCACGTACCCCACGACTGTGCAGCTCACCAAGGTGTCCTTGGTCGGAGCCGGATTCAAGAACAACTTCGGAGCGGACAACGACCTCGATCACATCTACGGGGGCTTCCTCGCCGAATACGACAACGGCAACATGGATGGGTACGACCTCGCGCTCTTCGGCGCCGACGGTAGCGGGCCGCAGGCCGAGTGCACTTATGCATATCAATACGTCGATCCCAACGACGTCAAGCCGTACTGGGACATCGCAAACCAGTACGTACTGGCCGACGAGATGTTCGACACGCAGGGCAGCTCGAGCTTCACCGGACATCAAGACCTGATCGCCGGCGGCACGGCCGTCAACTACAAGATTTCAAAATACGGCGATAACAGCATTATCGACAATCCCTTCAACATGCCGTGGGGCTGCGACGCGCCGCCGGGTACGGTGACGACGCTCATAACGACCGGCGGCCAATACCTCATGGGCGCCGGACCGTTTCCGTGCCTCAAGTACGGTACTGTCCGCGATCAGCTCGACGCCGCCAAGATCTCGTGGAAGTACTACACCGTCGGGTCGAACAAGGGCGGCGCGGGCATCTGGAGCGCGTTCGACGCGATCAAAAAAGTCAGGGAAGGCTCGGAGTGGCACACGAACGTTACGACGAACCCAAACGTCATCTTCAACGACATCAAGAACGGCAAGCTGCCTTCCGTCGCGTGGATCACGCCGGACGCCTACAACTCCGATCATCCGGCCGAGTACATGCACGTGGGGAGAAAGTTGGTTCCGGTCGATAACGGCCCTTCATGGGTCGCATCGGTCGTGAACGCGATCGGCACGAGCAAGAAGTACTGGAACTCGTCCGCCATCGTAGTCCTGTGGGACGACCCGGGCGGTTTCTACGACCACGTCAAGCCGCCGTTCTTGGACAACCAGGGCGGTCTCGGCTTCCGCATCCCGATGCTCATAGTCTCGCCTTACGTTCAGGCGCACGTCGAACACACCCAGTATGAGTCCGCGAGCGTTTTGAAGTTCATCCAGGACAACTGGAACCTTGGAACGTTGCCCGCCACGCCGGACGTCCGCGCCGCGAGCATCGGCAACGTCTTCGACTTCAGCAAGCCGCCGCGCGCGTTTCACAAGATCCAGTCGACGCACTCCGAGTCGTTCTTCCTCAAGCAACGGCCGTCTGGTCTCCCCGTCGACACGGAGTAA